In Vanacampus margaritifer isolate UIUO_Vmar chromosome 9, RoL_Vmar_1.0, whole genome shotgun sequence, the following proteins share a genomic window:
- the pou3f1 gene encoding POU domain, class 3, transcription factor 1 yields the protein MATTAQYIPRNNSLPSNPLMHPDSDRMHQGTTYREVQKMMHHEYLQGLAATNTGHPMSLTHHQWLPTSNSDWSSGTHLGQQEHKASREDLAAGFHHRSHLVHQQTQGAHHGAWAPASAHHLSPLSPASSGGGGGGVGGGGGQALVYSQPGYTNLNAMLGSPQPGALHHGMREPLHDDAAAAGVHDGHMESPQQAFGHHQDHSDEDAPSSDDLEQFAKQFKQRRIKLGFTQADVGLALGTLYGNVFSQTTICRFEALQLSFKNMCKLKPLLNKWLEETDSNTGSPTNLDKIAAQGRKRKKRTSIEVGVKGALENHFLKCPKPSAHEITTLAGTLQLEKEVVRVWFCNRRQKEKRMTPVGVPHPNMEDVYSQAETPPLHRSLHSPVQ from the coding sequence ATGGCGACAACAGCTCAGTACATCCCGCGGAATAACTCCTTGCCGTCCAACCCGCTCATGCACCCGGACTCGGACCGCATGCACCAGGGGACCACCTACCGGGAGGTGCAGAAAATGATGCACCACGAGTACCTGCAGGGGCTGGCGGCCACCAACACGGGACACCCGATGAGCCTGACGCACCACCAGTGGCTGCCCACGTCCAACAGCGACTGGAGCAGCGGCACGCACCTCGGCCAGCAGGAGCACAAGGCGAGCCGCGAGGACCTGGCGGCCGGCTTCCATCACAGATCGCACCTGGTGCACCAGCAGACGCAGGGCGCCCACCACGGCGCCTGGGCTCCGGCCAGCGCGCACCACCTGTCCCCGCTGTCGCCCGCgtcgagcggcggcggcggcggcggagtcGGCGGAGGCGGCGGCCAAGCTCTGGTCTACTCGCAGCCGGGATACACGAACCTGAACGCCATGCTGGGCAGCCCGCAGCCGGGCGCCCTGCACCACGGCATGCGCGAGCCGCTCCACGAcgacgcggcggcggcgggcgtgCACGACGGCCACATGGAGTCCCCGCAGCAGGCGTTCGGCCACCACCAGGACCACTCGGACGAGGACGCGCCCAGCTCCGACGACCTGGAGCAGTTCGCCAAGCAGTTCAAGCAGCGGCGGATCAAGCTGGGCTTCACGCAGGCGGACGTGGGCCTGGCCCTGGGGACCCTGTACGGCAACGTCTTCTCGCAGACCACCATCTGCCGCTTCGAGGCGCTGCAGCTGAGCTTCAAGAACATGTGCAAGCTGAAGCCGCTGCTGAACAAGTGGCTGGAGGAGACCGACTCCAACACGGGCAGCCCCACCAACCTGGACAAGATCGCCGCGCAGGGCCGCAAGCGCAAGAAGCGGACCTCCATCGAGGTGGGCGTCAAGGGGGCGCTGGAGAACCACTTCCTCAAGTGCCCCAAGCCGTCGGCGCACGAGATCACCACTTTAGCCGGCACGCTGCAGCTGGAGAAGGAGGTGGTGCGCGTTTGGTTTTGCAACCGGAGACAGAAGGAGAAGCGCATGACGCCCGTGGGGGTCCCGCACCCCAACATGGAGGACGTATATTCCCAAGCGGAGACCCCCCCGCTGCACCGCTCGCTACACAGCCCCGTGCAATGA